From Anoplopoma fimbria isolate UVic2021 breed Golden Eagle Sablefish chromosome 11, Afim_UVic_2022, whole genome shotgun sequence, one genomic window encodes:
- the LOC129099008 gene encoding nucleus accumbens-associated protein 1 isoform X1, protein MAQTLQMAIPNFGNNVLECLNEQRLQGLYCDVSVVVKGHAFKAHRAVLAASSSYFRDLFSNSNSGGGSSNETSPTVVELPSAVQPQSFQQILSFCYTGRLSMTVGDQFLLMYTAGFLQIQQIMEKGTEFFLKVSSPSCDSQGLNAEEAPPSEPQSPVTQTSNSGGRPASCLTPLPLVSRVKTEQPSSQPEAATPYSVVCTPVAKRLWEGGSSRDGSGSGSGGGGGARKAARYSQEAVRGSAIQSPGALGLAMGMGANATSLAGMVASGGLSGTNGSSAAGLGTSEGASPGTLSTYASDSPISYHDDEEEEEGTDECAEEQYRQICNMYTMYSMLNMGAAAAGERVEALPDHTETRGRMRGRDLTCLPAELIAQIGNRCHPKLYEEGDPAEKLELVSGTSVFISRAQLMNCHVSAGTRHKVLLRRLLAAFFDRNTLANSCGTGIRSSTNDPSRKPLDNRVLHAVKFYCQNFATTFKESEMNAIAADMCTNARRVVRKSWIPKLKLLMAESDAYTAFLPDGVKIEDDTLGADPAFDPASLEAAGGVGMESGGSSGESLPGVGGDGGPLF, encoded by the exons ATGGCCCAGACCCTCCAGATGGCGATCCCAAACTTTGGCAACAATGTCTTAGAGTGTCTGAACGAGCAGCGGCTCCAGGGCCTCTACTGCGATGTCTCCGTGGTGGTTAAGGGCCATGCCTTCAAG GCCCATCGAGCTGTGCTGGCTGCTAGCAGTTCTTATTTCCGGGACCTTTTCAGCAACAGCAATAGTGGAGGTGGTAGCAGCAACGAGACGAGCCCCACCGTAGTGGAGCTCCCGTCGGCCGTGCAGCCCCAGAGCTTCCAGCAGATTTTGTCTTTCTGCTACACGGGCCGCCTCAGCATGACGGTGGGCGATCAGTTTCTTCTCATGTATACTGCCGGCTTCCTGCAGATCCAACAGATCATGGAGAAGGGCACGGAGTTCTTCCTCAAG GTCTCCTCTCCCAGCTGCGACTCACAGGGCCTTAACGCCGAGGAGGCCCCGCCTTCGGAGCCCCAGAGCCCCGTAACGCAAACCAGTAACAGTGGAGGCCGACCTGCCTCATGCCTGACGCCGCTCCCTCTGGTTTCACGGGTGAAGACAGAGCAGCCTTCCAGCCAGCCGGAAGCAGCCACTCCTTACTCAGTGGTCTGCACTCCTGTAGCCAAGCGTCTGTGGGAGGGTGGCAGCAGCCGAGATGGAAGCGGGTCAGGCTCAGGGGGAGGAGGCGGGGCCAGGAAGGCAGCCCGTTATTCCCAGGAGGCAGTGCGGGGCAGTGCCATTCAGAGCCCTGGAGCGCTCGGACTGGCCATGGGTATGGGTGCCAACGCAACCAGCCTGGCGGGCATGGTGGCCAGTGGCGGGCTGAGTGGCACCAACGGGAGCTCTGCCGCAGGGCTCGGCACGTCAGAGGGCGCCAGCCCCGGCACCCTGAGCACCTACGCCAGTGACTCACCGATCAGCTACCATgacgatgaagaagaggaggaggggacggATGAATGTGCTGAAGAGCAGTACAGGCAAATCTGCAACATGTATACCATGTACAGCATGCTCAACATGGGAGCCGCAG CAGCTGGTGAGCGTGTTGAGGCTCTACCAGACCACACAGAGACACGGGGTCGCATGCGAGGCAGAGACCTCACATGTCTCCCTGCAGAACTCATCGCTCAGATAGGCAACCGCTGTCATCCCAAACTGTACGAGGAAGGAGACCCTGCTGAGAAACTAGAGTTAGTCTCAG GTACTTCTGTGTTTATATCGCGAGCCCAGCTAATGAACTGTCATGTGAGCGCGGGGACCAGACACAAGGTGCTGCTCAGGAGGCTGCTGGCTGCCTTCTTTGACAG GAATACTCTGGCCAACAGCTGTGGAACAGGAATCCGCTCGTCCACCAATGACCCGAGCCGCAAGCCCCTGGACAACAGAGTTCTGCATGCGGTCAAAT TTTACTGCCAGAACTTTGCCACCACCTTCAAAGAGAGCGAGATGAACGCCATCGCAGCCGACATGTGCACCAACGCCAGACGCGTGGTCCGTAAGAGCTGGATCCCCAAGCTGAAGCTGCTGATGGCTGAGAGCGACGCCTACACTGCTTTCCTTCCTGACGGCGTCAAGATTGAGGACGACACCCTGGGGGCGGATCCAGCCTTTGACCCCGCCTCTCTGGAGGCCGCCGGCGGTGTTGGCATGGAGTCAGGTGGCTCTTCAGGTGAATCGCTACCAGGTGTGGGCGGTGACGGAGGACCGTTATTTTGA
- the ier2a gene encoding immediate early response gene 2 protein: MEVSAEAKRIMVVALGKLYSSRTQRGGLRLHRSLLLTLVMKSARDMYHEAQAGRHAQQSPSEEVPEPRTGPLEEVVDSGSVRNYAREDKENRCPSSPAPHSRKRRGKAATEPDFLPCKKARLEQTLLLGYGSCSSGLGALPSPIMPLHRAVAAC; this comes from the coding sequence ATGGAGGTCAGCGCAGAGGCCAAGAGGATCATGGTGGTGGCTTTGGGGAAGCTGTACAGCTCCCGCACCCAGAGAGGAGGTCTCCGTCTCCACCGGAGCCTCCTCCTGACCCTGGTGATGAAGTCCGCCCGGGACATGTACCACGAGGCTCAGGCAGGACGGCATGCTCAGCAATCCCCATCCGAGGAGGTCCCAGAGCCTCGGACCGGACCCCTGGAGGAGGTCGTGGACTCCGGCTCCGTGCGTAATTACGCACGGGAGGACAAGGAGAACCGGTGCCCGAGCAGCCCGGCACCGCACTCCAGGAAGAGAAGAGGCAAAGCGGCCACGGAGCCGGACTTTCTGCCCTGCAAGAAGGCTAGACTTGAGCAGACCCTCCTGCTGGGCTATGGGAGCTGCAGCAGCGGACTGGGAGCGCTCCCCTCCCCCATCATGCCTCTCCACAGAGCCGTCGCAGCCTGTTAA
- the LOC129099008 gene encoding nucleus accumbens-associated protein 1 isoform X2, whose translation MAQTLQMAIPNFGNNVLECLNEQRLQGLYCDVSVVVKGHAFKAHRAVLAASSSYFRDLFSNSNSGGGSSNETSPTVVELPSAVQPQSFQQILSFCYTGRLSMTVGDQFLLMYTAGFLQIQQIMEKGTEFFLKVSSPSCDSQGLNAEEAPPSEPQSPVTQTSNSGGRPASCLTPLPLVSRVKTEQPSSQPEAATPYSVVCTPVAKRLWEGGSSRDGSGSGSGGGGGARKAARYSQEAVRGSAIQSPGALGLAMGMGANATSLAGMVASGGLSGTNGSSAAGLGTSEGASPGTLSTYASDSPISYHDDEEEEEGTDECAEEQYRQICNMYTMYSMLNMGAAAGERVEALPDHTETRGRMRGRDLTCLPAELIAQIGNRCHPKLYEEGDPAEKLELVSGTSVFISRAQLMNCHVSAGTRHKVLLRRLLAAFFDRNTLANSCGTGIRSSTNDPSRKPLDNRVLHAVKFYCQNFATTFKESEMNAIAADMCTNARRVVRKSWIPKLKLLMAESDAYTAFLPDGVKIEDDTLGADPAFDPASLEAAGGVGMESGGSSGESLPGVGGDGGPLF comes from the exons ATGGCCCAGACCCTCCAGATGGCGATCCCAAACTTTGGCAACAATGTCTTAGAGTGTCTGAACGAGCAGCGGCTCCAGGGCCTCTACTGCGATGTCTCCGTGGTGGTTAAGGGCCATGCCTTCAAG GCCCATCGAGCTGTGCTGGCTGCTAGCAGTTCTTATTTCCGGGACCTTTTCAGCAACAGCAATAGTGGAGGTGGTAGCAGCAACGAGACGAGCCCCACCGTAGTGGAGCTCCCGTCGGCCGTGCAGCCCCAGAGCTTCCAGCAGATTTTGTCTTTCTGCTACACGGGCCGCCTCAGCATGACGGTGGGCGATCAGTTTCTTCTCATGTATACTGCCGGCTTCCTGCAGATCCAACAGATCATGGAGAAGGGCACGGAGTTCTTCCTCAAG GTCTCCTCTCCCAGCTGCGACTCACAGGGCCTTAACGCCGAGGAGGCCCCGCCTTCGGAGCCCCAGAGCCCCGTAACGCAAACCAGTAACAGTGGAGGCCGACCTGCCTCATGCCTGACGCCGCTCCCTCTGGTTTCACGGGTGAAGACAGAGCAGCCTTCCAGCCAGCCGGAAGCAGCCACTCCTTACTCAGTGGTCTGCACTCCTGTAGCCAAGCGTCTGTGGGAGGGTGGCAGCAGCCGAGATGGAAGCGGGTCAGGCTCAGGGGGAGGAGGCGGGGCCAGGAAGGCAGCCCGTTATTCCCAGGAGGCAGTGCGGGGCAGTGCCATTCAGAGCCCTGGAGCGCTCGGACTGGCCATGGGTATGGGTGCCAACGCAACCAGCCTGGCGGGCATGGTGGCCAGTGGCGGGCTGAGTGGCACCAACGGGAGCTCTGCCGCAGGGCTCGGCACGTCAGAGGGCGCCAGCCCCGGCACCCTGAGCACCTACGCCAGTGACTCACCGATCAGCTACCATgacgatgaagaagaggaggaggggacggATGAATGTGCTGAAGAGCAGTACAGGCAAATCTGCAACATGTATACCATGTACAGCATGCTCAACATGGGAGCCGCAG CTGGTGAGCGTGTTGAGGCTCTACCAGACCACACAGAGACACGGGGTCGCATGCGAGGCAGAGACCTCACATGTCTCCCTGCAGAACTCATCGCTCAGATAGGCAACCGCTGTCATCCCAAACTGTACGAGGAAGGAGACCCTGCTGAGAAACTAGAGTTAGTCTCAG GTACTTCTGTGTTTATATCGCGAGCCCAGCTAATGAACTGTCATGTGAGCGCGGGGACCAGACACAAGGTGCTGCTCAGGAGGCTGCTGGCTGCCTTCTTTGACAG GAATACTCTGGCCAACAGCTGTGGAACAGGAATCCGCTCGTCCACCAATGACCCGAGCCGCAAGCCCCTGGACAACAGAGTTCTGCATGCGGTCAAAT TTTACTGCCAGAACTTTGCCACCACCTTCAAAGAGAGCGAGATGAACGCCATCGCAGCCGACATGTGCACCAACGCCAGACGCGTGGTCCGTAAGAGCTGGATCCCCAAGCTGAAGCTGCTGATGGCTGAGAGCGACGCCTACACTGCTTTCCTTCCTGACGGCGTCAAGATTGAGGACGACACCCTGGGGGCGGATCCAGCCTTTGACCCCGCCTCTCTGGAGGCCGCCGGCGGTGTTGGCATGGAGTCAGGTGGCTCTTCAGGTGAATCGCTACCAGGTGTGGGCGGTGACGGAGGACCGTTATTTTGA